One genomic window of Streptomyces sp. WP-1 includes the following:
- a CDS encoding DUF72 domain-containing protein, whose amino-acid sequence MANILIGTCGWTDRALLTSGWYPPGHRDTEGRLRHYATRFPLVEADSPYYALPTARTTANWAERTPDGFRFDVKAPALLTGHPTRPSALPEDLRTHPRDDALLTELWTRYADALAPLRRADRLGTLLFQYPPSLTPGPDAETFIRTARERARGWPFAVEFRNPAWWQSARTLPFLTDLDATAVSVDAPTLPPTPLVTTPRLSLVRFHGRSPHWGTGSKEDRFRHTYTSQELSEWLPRIHHLATRTDELHLLFNNCCGDAAAKAAETMRTALHATTPPHPRTAGR is encoded by the coding sequence ATGGCGAACATCCTCATCGGCACCTGCGGCTGGACCGACCGCGCCCTCCTCACCAGCGGCTGGTACCCGCCCGGCCACCGCGACACCGAGGGCCGCCTGCGCCACTACGCCACCCGCTTCCCCCTGGTCGAGGCGGACTCCCCGTACTACGCCCTGCCCACCGCCCGCACCACCGCCAACTGGGCGGAGCGCACCCCCGACGGCTTCCGCTTCGACGTCAAGGCCCCCGCCCTCCTCACCGGCCACCCCACCCGCCCCTCCGCCCTCCCCGAGGACCTGCGCACGCACCCCCGCGACGACGCCCTCCTGACCGAACTGTGGACCCGCTACGCCGACGCCCTGGCCCCCCTCCGCCGCGCGGACCGCCTCGGCACCCTCCTCTTCCAGTACCCCCCGTCCCTCACCCCCGGCCCCGACGCCGAGACCTTCATCCGCACGGCCCGCGAACGCGCCCGCGGCTGGCCCTTCGCCGTGGAGTTCCGCAACCCCGCCTGGTGGCAGAGCGCCCGCACCCTCCCCTTCCTCACCGACCTCGACGCCACCGCCGTATCCGTGGACGCCCCCACCCTCCCCCCGACCCCCCTCGTCACCACCCCCCGCCTCTCCCTGGTCCGCTTCCACGGCCGCAGCCCCCACTGGGGAACGGGCAGCAAGGAGGACCGCTTCCGCCACACCTACACCTCCCAGGAACTGTCGGAGTGGCTCCCCCGGATCCACCACCTGGCCACCCGCACCGACGAACTCCACCTCCTCTTCAACAACTGTTGCGGCGACGCCGCCGCGAAGGCGGCGGAGACGATGCGGACGGCCCTCCACGCCACGACGCCGCCGCACCCGCGCACGGCGGGAAGGTGA
- a CDS encoding phosphatase PAP2 family protein: protein MSDSTVTQWEGREEAAGPRTDTGRAGSGVRGLLGRLRRPRRPRLRFEILLIAVSYWLYSLIRNAVPEQKSEALRNADRIWRAEQALGIDVERSVNHAVNAVTWLIIGMNYYYATLHFIMTLGVLVWLYRWHPGRYAAARLALFATTGGALAGYYLFPLAPPRLMRGGGFVDTVMVHHTWGSMASGDLKHMSNQYAAMPSMHIGWSLWCGLTIFALASVPWVRVLGLLYPVATLVVIVSTANHFWLDAVGGVVCLSFGFAVARLWYGAGPYGLPRGVREGAGRRPGYASSS, encoded by the coding sequence ATGAGTGACTCGACCGTGACGCAGTGGGAAGGTCGCGAGGAGGCGGCCGGTCCCCGGACCGACACGGGCAGGGCCGGCAGCGGCGTGCGAGGTCTGCTGGGCCGGCTGCGACGGCCGCGCAGACCCCGGCTCCGGTTCGAGATCCTTCTGATCGCGGTGAGTTACTGGCTGTACTCGCTGATCCGCAACGCGGTGCCCGAGCAGAAGAGCGAGGCGCTGCGCAACGCGGACCGGATCTGGCGCGCGGAGCAGGCGCTGGGCATCGATGTCGAACGGTCCGTCAACCACGCGGTGAACGCGGTGACTTGGCTGATCATCGGCATGAACTACTACTACGCCACACTGCACTTCATCATGACGCTGGGCGTCCTGGTGTGGCTGTACCGGTGGCATCCGGGCCGGTACGCGGCCGCGCGCCTCGCGCTCTTCGCCACCACGGGGGGCGCGTTGGCCGGTTACTACCTGTTCCCGCTCGCCCCGCCCCGCCTGATGCGGGGCGGGGGGTTCGTGGACACGGTGATGGTGCACCACACCTGGGGCTCGATGGCCTCCGGGGACCTCAAGCACATGTCCAACCAGTACGCGGCGATGCCCTCCATGCACATCGGCTGGTCGCTGTGGTGCGGGCTGACGATCTTCGCGCTGGCGTCGGTGCCGTGGGTGCGGGTGCTGGGGCTGCTGTACCCGGTGGCGACACTGGTGGTCATCGTCTCCACGGCCAACCATTTCTGGCTGGACGCGGTGGGCGGCGTGGTCTGCCTCTCGTTCGGGTTCGCGGTGGCGCGGCTCTGGTACGGGGCGGGGCCGTACGGATTGCCGCGCGGAGTACGCGAGGGCGCGGGCCGCCGGCCCGGTTACGCCTCGTCGTCGTAG
- a CDS encoding globin domain-containing protein, giving the protein MLSEKSAATVRATLPAVGAAIEQITERFYARLFDAHPELLRDLFNRGNQASGAQKSALAGSIAAFAGHLVEHPDQRPDAMLSRIAHKHASLGVVPEQYPVVHEHLFAAIAEILGEAVTPEVAAAWSEVYWLMANALVAVEKRLYEESGGREFREWEVVGRQEETADVVSFRVRPLDGSPVRGFCAGQYVSVGVKLADGARQIRQYSLSGAPGEDVRRFSVKRVHGGATPEGEVSNRLHAHVRVGDVLQLSEPYGDLVLDGAAGRPLLLASAGIGVTPMVAMLASLAADGYDGPVTVVHGDRSPADHALRAEHRAYADKLADSAVGFFYERDAGPGDRTGLVDLSGTGIAPGTRAYLCGPLPFMRAVRGRLIEKGVAPADIHYEVFGPDLWLAA; this is encoded by the coding sequence ATGCTGTCCGAGAAGTCCGCTGCCACCGTCCGCGCCACCCTCCCCGCCGTGGGTGCCGCCATCGAGCAGATCACCGAGCGCTTCTACGCCCGGCTCTTCGACGCCCACCCCGAACTGCTGCGGGACCTGTTCAACCGCGGCAACCAGGCCTCCGGCGCCCAGAAGTCGGCCCTCGCGGGCTCCATCGCCGCGTTCGCCGGGCACCTGGTCGAGCACCCGGACCAGCGGCCGGACGCGATGCTGAGCCGCATCGCGCACAAGCACGCCTCGCTGGGCGTCGTACCGGAGCAGTACCCGGTCGTGCACGAACACCTCTTCGCGGCCATCGCGGAGATCCTCGGCGAGGCCGTCACCCCCGAGGTCGCCGCCGCCTGGAGCGAGGTCTACTGGCTGATGGCCAACGCCCTCGTCGCCGTCGAGAAGCGGCTGTACGAGGAGAGCGGCGGCCGGGAGTTCCGGGAGTGGGAGGTGGTGGGGAGGCAAGAGGAGACCGCCGATGTCGTGTCCTTCCGGGTGCGGCCCCTCGACGGTTCCCCCGTGCGTGGCTTTTGCGCCGGGCAGTACGTCTCCGTGGGCGTGAAGCTGGCCGACGGGGCGCGGCAGATACGGCAGTACAGCCTGTCGGGGGCGCCGGGCGAGGACGTACGGCGGTTCAGCGTCAAGCGGGTGCACGGGGGCGCGACGCCGGAGGGGGAGGTGTCCAACCGGCTGCACGCGCACGTACGGGTGGGTGACGTCCTCCAGTTGTCGGAGCCGTACGGCGACCTGGTGCTCGACGGCGCCGCCGGGCGGCCCCTGCTGCTCGCCTCCGCGGGCATCGGCGTGACCCCGATGGTCGCCATGCTGGCCTCGCTCGCGGCCGACGGGTACGACGGGCCGGTCACCGTCGTGCACGGCGACCGCTCCCCCGCGGACCACGCCCTGCGCGCCGAGCACCGGGCGTACGCGGACAAGCTCGCGGACTCGGCCGTCGGCTTCTTCTACGAGCGGGACGCCGGGCCCGGGGACCGTACCGGCCTGGTCGACCTGTCCGGGACCGGCATCGCGCCCGGCACCCGCGCCTACCTCTGCGGGCCGCTGCCGTTCATGCGCGCCGTGCGCGGTCGGCTGATCGAGAAGGGTGTGGCGCCGGCCGACATCCACTACGAGGTCTTCGGACCCGATCTGTGGCTCGCCGCCTGA
- a CDS encoding response regulator: MKDATELIKALTGLAWPLMTGVALWRLFPLIKEMVRSRGFTIKVGEAELSVQEVSESLIRTTADLQGRLASVRAPAASRTLDSVLWVDDRPENNATEVAQLRALGVDVALAKSTDEALRLLARPHQPFDAVISDLSRRERTRTNRTAGLDLIRELRAQDDPIPVFVYATPRALTLREEITDAGGTAVAGSSTELFELLRGLGEFPTQRT; the protein is encoded by the coding sequence GTGAAGGACGCGACGGAACTGATCAAGGCCCTCACCGGCCTGGCCTGGCCGCTGATGACCGGGGTCGCGCTCTGGCGGCTGTTTCCCCTGATCAAGGAGATGGTCCGGTCCCGGGGTTTCACGATCAAGGTGGGCGAGGCCGAGCTGTCGGTGCAGGAGGTCTCGGAGAGCCTGATCCGCACCACGGCCGACCTCCAGGGCCGGCTGGCCTCCGTGCGCGCACCGGCGGCCTCGCGCACCCTGGACTCCGTGCTCTGGGTGGACGACCGCCCGGAGAACAACGCCACCGAGGTGGCCCAACTCCGCGCCCTGGGCGTCGATGTCGCCCTCGCGAAGTCGACGGACGAGGCCCTGCGCCTCCTCGCCCGCCCCCACCAGCCCTTCGACGCCGTCATCTCGGACCTGAGCCGCAGGGAACGCACCCGCACCAACCGCACCGCCGGCCTCGACCTGATCCGCGAACTGCGCGCCCAGGACGACCCGATCCCGGTCTTCGTCTACGCCACCCCCCGCGCCCTCACCCTGCGCGAGGAGATCACGGACGCGGGCGGCACCGCGGTGGCCGGCTCCTCCACGGAACTCTTCGAACTCCTGCGGGGCCTGGGGGAGTTCCCGACCCAGCGCACCTGA
- a CDS encoding extracellular solute-binding protein: MRRGIAASALVASLALAATACGGGSGDGKSDGPVTITWWDTSNATNEAPTYKALVQKFEAANKNIKVKYVNVPFDQAQNKFDTAAGASGAPDVMRSEVGWTPAFAKKGYFLPLDGTEALADRAKFEPNLIKQAQYQGKTYGVPLVTDTLALVYNKDLFKKAGITTPPKTWDELKSDAAKIKDKTGQDGYWGSTAGYYGQPFLYGEGTDTVDTAAKKVTIDTPAAKKAYATWLSLFSGKGLHKADITADAYAHIMDAFSNGKVAAIIQGPWENTNIYKGSAFKDKANLGVAVVPAGSTGKAEAPTGGHNLSVYAGSDKAHQAAALKFVNFMTSASSQETIALGNATLPTRTDAYTAKVTADPGTAGFQRVLSAAQPRPALPEYGSLWAPLDTELPKIASGKESLDQGLSNAGSAIGKLVPDFGK; the protein is encoded by the coding sequence ATGCGGCGTGGCATAGCGGCCTCCGCGCTGGTGGCGTCCCTCGCCCTCGCGGCGACGGCCTGCGGCGGCGGGAGCGGCGACGGCAAGTCGGACGGGCCGGTGACCATCACCTGGTGGGACACCTCCAACGCCACGAATGAGGCACCGACCTACAAGGCCCTTGTTCAGAAGTTCGAAGCCGCGAACAAGAACATCAAGGTCAAGTACGTCAACGTCCCGTTCGACCAGGCGCAGAACAAGTTCGACACCGCCGCGGGTGCCTCCGGTGCCCCGGACGTGATGCGCTCCGAGGTCGGCTGGACCCCCGCCTTCGCCAAGAAGGGCTACTTCCTGCCGCTGGACGGCACCGAGGCCCTCGCCGACCGGGCCAAGTTCGAGCCGAACCTGATCAAGCAGGCGCAGTACCAGGGCAAGACCTACGGCGTGCCGCTGGTCACCGACACCCTGGCCCTGGTCTACAACAAGGACCTGTTCAAGAAGGCCGGGATCACCACGCCGCCCAAGACCTGGGACGAGCTGAAGAGCGACGCCGCCAAGATCAAGGACAAGACCGGCCAGGACGGCTACTGGGGCTCCACCGCGGGCTACTACGGCCAGCCGTTCCTGTACGGCGAGGGCACCGACACCGTCGACACCGCCGCCAAGAAGGTCACCATCGACACGCCGGCCGCCAAGAAGGCGTACGCCACCTGGCTGAGCCTGTTCTCCGGCAAGGGTCTGCACAAGGCCGACATCACCGCGGACGCGTACGCCCACATCATGGACGCGTTCTCCAACGGCAAGGTCGCCGCCATCATCCAGGGCCCCTGGGAGAACACGAACATCTACAAGGGCAGCGCCTTCAAGGACAAGGCCAACCTGGGCGTCGCGGTCGTCCCGGCCGGCTCCACCGGCAAGGCGGAGGCCCCGACCGGCGGTCACAACCTCTCCGTCTACGCCGGCTCCGACAAGGCGCACCAGGCGGCGGCCCTGAAGTTCGTCAACTTCATGACGTCGGCCTCCTCCCAGGAGACCATCGCGCTGGGGAACGCCACCCTGCCGACGCGTACGGACGCCTACACCGCCAAGGTGACGGCCGACCCGGGCACCGCCGGCTTCCAGCGCGTGCTGTCCGCCGCCCAGCCCCGCCCCGCCCTGCCCGAGTACGGCTCGCTGTGGGCGCCGCTCGACACCGAGCTGCCGAAGATCGCCAGCGGCAAGGAGTCGCTGGACCAGGGCCTGAGCAACGCCGGTTCCGCCATCGGCAAGCTGGTCCCCGACTTCGGCAAGTAA
- a CDS encoding bifunctional [glutamine synthetase] adenylyltransferase/[glutamine synthetase]-adenylyl-L-tyrosine phosphorylase — MTPGRRSSTFTRLLRHGFTDATAAERLLDTPELAHVRDDPFLLEALGATADPDLALHGLVRLLEAQPAPDFHRELLDTLIAAKPLRDRLLGVLGASTALADHLARHPTDWQALVTYEPQDLHPGVTEFERGLDGATDPVALRVAYRRCLLSIAARDVCGTTDVAETAAELADLATATLRAALAMAQAAAPEDAAACRLSVIGMGKCGGHELNYVSDVDVIFVAEATDGTDETKAVRAATSLASHLMRICSETTVEGSIWPVDANLRPEGRNGPLVRTLSSHVAYYQRWAKTWEFQALLKARPVAGDENLGQEYLAALHPLVWQAADRDNFVADVQKMRRRVVDNIPPTEVDRELKLGPGGLRDVEFAVQLLQLVHGRTDPTLRSGTTLDALEALAAGGYVGREDAARLDEAYRFLRTMEHRIQLYRLRRTHLVPTAEEDLRRLGRSLGLRANPVTELNREWKRHAGVVRRLHEKLFYRPLLDAVAQLAPGEARLRPEAARERLVALGYADPAAALRHLEALASGVTRKAAIQRTLLPVLLGWFADSADPDAGLLNFRKVSDALGKTPWYLRLLRDEGAAAENLARVLSAGRLAPDLLMRAPEAVALLGDGDGAASGLTPRGRTALEQEILAAVGRAENAEQGVTAARGVRRRELFRTAAADIVASYGTETTPVQADQGALVDLVGGAVSDLTAATLAGTLRAVVRAGWGDTLPTRFAIIGMGRFGGHELGYGSDADVLFVHEPQDGVDEQEATAAANKVVGEMRRLLQLPSADPPLLIDADLRPEGKSGPLVRTLKSYAAYYRRWSLVWESQALLRAEPFAGDADLGRRFVELIDPLRYPARGLSEDSVREIRRLKARMESERLPRGADPRLHTKLGPGGLSDVEWTVQLLQLRHAHEIPGLRTTRTRAALAAAREAGLLGEEETATLDEAWVLATRVRNAVMLVRGRAGDTFPTQPRELAAVGRYLGYGEGHVGDMLDAYGRTTRKARTVMEELFYDDEA; from the coding sequence ATGACGCCGGGCCGCAGAAGCAGCACCTTCACGCGCCTGCTCCGACACGGCTTCACCGACGCCACCGCCGCCGAACGCCTCCTCGACACCCCCGAACTCGCCCACGTCCGCGACGACCCCTTCCTCCTCGAAGCCCTGGGCGCCACCGCCGACCCCGACCTCGCCCTGCACGGCCTCGTCCGCCTCCTGGAAGCCCAGCCCGCCCCCGACTTTCACCGCGAACTCCTCGACACCCTCATCGCGGCCAAACCCCTGCGCGACCGCCTCCTGGGCGTCCTCGGCGCCTCCACCGCCCTCGCCGACCACCTCGCCCGCCACCCCACCGACTGGCAGGCCCTGGTCACGTACGAGCCGCAGGACCTCCACCCCGGCGTCACCGAGTTCGAACGCGGCCTGGACGGCGCCACCGACCCCGTCGCCCTCCGCGTCGCCTACCGCCGCTGCCTCCTGTCCATCGCCGCCCGCGACGTCTGCGGCACCACCGACGTCGCCGAGACCGCCGCCGAACTCGCCGACCTCGCCACCGCCACCCTCCGCGCCGCCCTGGCCATGGCCCAGGCCGCCGCCCCCGAGGACGCCGCCGCCTGCCGCCTCTCGGTGATCGGCATGGGCAAGTGCGGCGGCCACGAACTGAACTACGTCTCCGACGTGGACGTCATCTTCGTGGCGGAGGCCACCGACGGCACCGACGAGACCAAGGCCGTCCGCGCGGCCACCAGCCTCGCCTCGCACCTGATGCGGATCTGCTCCGAGACCACCGTCGAGGGCTCCATCTGGCCGGTCGACGCCAACCTCCGCCCCGAGGGCCGCAACGGCCCCCTCGTCCGCACCCTCTCCTCCCACGTCGCCTACTACCAACGCTGGGCGAAGACCTGGGAGTTCCAGGCCCTCCTCAAGGCCCGCCCGGTCGCCGGCGACGAGAACCTCGGCCAGGAGTACCTGGCCGCGCTGCACCCCCTGGTCTGGCAGGCCGCCGACCGCGACAACTTCGTCGCGGACGTGCAGAAGATGCGCCGCCGCGTCGTCGACAACATCCCCCCGACCGAGGTCGACCGTGAACTGAAGCTCGGCCCCGGCGGCCTGCGGGACGTCGAATTCGCCGTACAGCTCCTCCAGTTGGTCCACGGCCGCACCGACCCCACCCTGCGCAGCGGCACCACTCTGGACGCCCTGGAGGCCCTCGCCGCCGGCGGCTACGTGGGCCGCGAGGACGCCGCCCGCCTGGACGAGGCGTACCGCTTCCTGCGCACGATGGAGCACCGCATCCAGCTCTACCGGCTGCGCCGCACCCACCTCGTCCCCACCGCCGAGGAGGACCTGCGCCGCCTCGGCCGCTCCCTCGGCCTGCGCGCCAACCCCGTCACCGAGCTGAACCGCGAGTGGAAACGGCACGCCGGCGTCGTACGACGGCTGCACGAGAAGCTGTTCTACCGCCCGCTCCTGGACGCCGTCGCCCAGCTCGCCCCCGGCGAGGCCCGCCTCAGGCCCGAGGCCGCCCGGGAACGCCTGGTCGCCCTCGGCTACGCCGACCCCGCCGCCGCCCTGCGCCACCTGGAGGCCCTGGCCTCGGGCGTCACCCGCAAGGCCGCGATCCAGCGCACTCTGCTCCCCGTCCTGCTGGGCTGGTTCGCGGACTCCGCCGACCCGGACGCCGGCCTGCTGAACTTCCGCAAGGTCTCCGACGCCCTCGGCAAGACCCCCTGGTACCTGCGCCTGCTCCGCGACGAGGGCGCCGCCGCCGAGAACCTGGCCCGCGTCCTGTCGGCGGGCCGCCTGGCGCCCGACCTGCTGATGCGCGCCCCCGAGGCCGTCGCCCTCCTCGGTGACGGCGACGGCGCGGCGAGCGGCCTGACCCCCCGCGGCCGCACCGCCCTCGAACAGGAGATCCTGGCCGCCGTCGGCCGGGCGGAGAACGCCGAGCAGGGCGTCACCGCCGCCCGTGGCGTCCGCCGCCGCGAACTCTTCCGCACCGCCGCCGCCGACATCGTCGCCTCCTACGGCACCGAGACCACCCCCGTGCAGGCCGACCAGGGCGCCCTGGTCGACCTCGTCGGCGGCGCCGTCTCCGACCTCACCGCCGCCACCCTCGCGGGCACGCTGCGCGCCGTGGTGCGGGCCGGCTGGGGCGACACGCTGCCCACCCGGTTCGCGATCATCGGCATGGGCCGCTTCGGCGGCCATGAACTGGGCTACGGCTCCGACGCGGACGTCCTGTTCGTGCACGAACCGCAGGACGGCGTGGACGAACAGGAGGCCACCGCCGCCGCGAACAAGGTCGTCGGCGAGATGCGCCGACTGCTCCAGCTGCCCAGCGCCGACCCGCCGCTGCTGATCGACGCCGACCTGCGCCCGGAGGGCAAGTCGGGCCCGCTGGTGCGCACGCTGAAGTCGTACGCGGCGTACTACCGCCGCTGGTCACTGGTGTGGGAGTCGCAGGCGCTGCTGCGCGCGGAGCCGTTCGCGGGCGACGCCGACCTGGGCCGCCGCTTCGTGGAGCTGATCGACCCGCTGCGCTACCCGGCGCGCGGCCTGAGCGAGGACTCCGTGCGCGAGATCCGCCGGCTGAAGGCCCGCATGGAGTCGGAGCGGCTGCCCCGCGGCGCCGACCCCCGGCTGCACACCAAGCTGGGCCCCGGCGGCCTCTCGGACGTGGAGTGGACGGTCCAGCTGCTCCAGCTGCGGCACGCCCACGAGATCCCCGGGCTGCGTACGACCCGCACCCGGGCCGCGCTGGCGGCCGCGCGGGAGGCGGGCCTGCTGGGCGAGGAGGAGACGGCGACCCTGGACGAGGCGTGGGTGCTGGCCACCCGGGTCCGCAACGCGGTGATGCTGGTGCGCGGCCGGGCGGGCGACACCTTCCCGACCCAGCCCCGCGAGCTGGCCGCGGTGGGCCGCTACCTGGGCTACGGCGAGGGCCACGTCGGCGACATGCTGGACGCTTACGGCCGTACGACCCGCAAGGCCCGCACCGTCATGGAGGAGCTCTTCTACGACGACGAGGCGTAA
- a CDS encoding LacI family DNA-binding transcriptional regulator yields the protein MTTRLADIAAQAGVSEATVSRVLNGKPGVAATTRQSVLAALDVLGYERPVRLRQRSEGLVGLITPELENPIFPALAQVIGQALTRQGYTPVLATQTPGGSTEDELTELLVDRGVAGIIYVSGLHADTTADMQRYERLRARGVPFVLVDGFSPRVQAPFISPDDRAAMTLAVTHLVSLGHTRIGLALGPKRFVPVQRKIEGFLRAMQDQLGLGAETVETELVQHSLYTLEGGQAAATALIDRDCTAVVCASDMMALGAIRAARQRGLEVPRDVSVVGFDDSPLIAFTDPPLTTVRKPVPAMGQAAVRTLLEEIGGTPAPHSEFVFMPELVVRGSTASAPHLLRAP from the coding sequence GTGACCACACGGCTTGCCGACATCGCAGCGCAGGCGGGGGTGAGCGAAGCGACCGTCAGCCGGGTCCTCAACGGGAAACCGGGCGTCGCCGCCACCACCCGCCAGTCCGTGCTCGCCGCACTCGACGTGCTCGGCTACGAACGGCCGGTGCGGCTGCGGCAGCGCAGCGAGGGCCTGGTCGGGCTCATCACGCCGGAGCTGGAGAACCCGATATTCCCCGCTCTGGCGCAGGTCATCGGCCAGGCGCTGACCCGCCAGGGCTACACCCCGGTGCTCGCCACCCAGACCCCGGGCGGCTCCACCGAGGACGAGCTGACCGAGCTGCTGGTGGACCGCGGGGTCGCGGGCATCATCTACGTCTCCGGACTGCACGCCGACACCACCGCCGACATGCAGCGCTATGAGCGGCTGCGGGCGCGGGGCGTGCCGTTCGTGCTGGTGGACGGGTTCTCGCCGCGGGTGCAGGCGCCGTTCATCTCCCCCGACGACCGGGCCGCGATGACGCTCGCGGTGACCCATCTCGTCTCGCTCGGCCACACCCGGATCGGGCTCGCGCTCGGCCCGAAGCGGTTCGTGCCCGTGCAGCGCAAGATCGAGGGCTTCCTGCGGGCGATGCAGGACCAGTTGGGACTCGGCGCCGAGACGGTGGAGACCGAGCTGGTGCAGCACTCGCTGTACACCCTGGAGGGCGGTCAGGCGGCCGCGACGGCGCTGATCGACCGGGACTGCACCGCGGTGGTGTGCGCCAGCGACATGATGGCCCTCGGCGCCATACGGGCCGCCCGGCAGCGGGGCCTGGAGGTGCCGCGGGACGTGTCCGTGGTCGGTTTCGACGACTCCCCGCTGATCGCCTTCACCGACCCGCCGCTCACCACGGTCCGCAAGCCGGTCCCGGCGATGGGGCAGGCGGCGGTGCGCACGCTGCTGGAGGAGATCGGCGGTACGCCCGCGCCGCACAGCGAGTTCGTCTTCATGCCGGAGCTGGTGGTGCGCGGGTCCACGGCCTCGGCGCCGCACCTCCTGCGCGCGCCGTAG
- a CDS encoding glutamine synthetase family protein → MDKQQEFVLRTLEERDIRFVRLWFTDVLGFLKSVAVAPAELEQAFDEGIGFDGSAIEGFARVYESDMIAKPDPSTFQMLPWRAETPGTARMFCDILMPDGSPSFADPRYVLKRALARTSDLGFTFYTHPEIEFFLLKDRPLDGSRPTPADNSGYFDHTPTSVGMDFRRQAITMLESMGISVEFSHHEGAPGQQEIDLRYADALSTADNIMTFRLVMKQVALEQGVQATFMPKPFSEHPGSGMHTHLSLFEGDRNAFYESGAEYQLSKVGRSFIAGLLKHAAEAAAVTNQWVNSYKRIWGGSERTAGAGGEAPSYICWGHNNRSALVRVPMYKPGKTGSARVEVRSLDSGANPYLAYAVLLAAGLKGIEEGYELPPGAEDDVWALSDAERRAMGIEPLPQNLGEALTLMERSDLVAETLGEHVFDFFLRNKRQEWEEYRSEVTAFELRKNLPVL, encoded by the coding sequence ATGGACAAGCAGCAGGAGTTCGTGCTCCGCACCCTGGAGGAGCGCGACATCCGGTTCGTACGCCTGTGGTTCACGGACGTCCTGGGCTTCCTCAAGTCCGTCGCCGTGGCCCCCGCCGAGCTGGAGCAGGCCTTCGACGAGGGCATCGGCTTCGACGGCTCCGCGATCGAGGGCTTCGCCCGGGTCTACGAGTCCGACATGATCGCCAAGCCGGATCCGTCCACCTTCCAGATGCTGCCGTGGCGCGCGGAGACCCCGGGCACGGCCCGGATGTTCTGCGACATCCTGATGCCGGACGGCTCCCCGTCCTTCGCCGACCCGCGCTACGTCCTCAAGCGCGCGCTGGCCCGCACCTCCGACCTGGGCTTCACCTTCTACACCCACCCGGAGATCGAGTTCTTCCTGCTGAAGGACCGCCCGCTGGACGGCAGCCGCCCGACGCCGGCCGACAACTCGGGCTACTTCGACCACACGCCGACCAGCGTGGGCATGGACTTCCGCCGCCAGGCGATCACGATGCTGGAGTCGATGGGCATCTCGGTGGAGTTCTCCCACCACGAGGGCGCCCCGGGCCAGCAGGAGATCGACCTGCGCTACGCCGACGCCCTCTCGACGGCCGACAACATCATGACCTTCCGCCTGGTCATGAAGCAGGTCGCGCTGGAACAGGGCGTCCAGGCCACGTTCATGCCGAAGCCCTTCTCCGAGCACCCGGGCAGCGGTATGCACACCCACCTCTCCCTCTTCGAGGGCGACCGCAACGCGTTCTACGAGTCCGGCGCGGAGTACCAGCTCTCCAAGGTGGGCCGCTCCTTCATCGCGGGCCTGCTCAAGCACGCCGCGGAGGCCGCCGCCGTCACCAACCAGTGGGTCAACTCCTACAAGCGCATCTGGGGCGGCTCCGAGCGCACGGCGGGCGCGGGCGGCGAGGCCCCCTCCTACATCTGCTGGGGCCACAACAACCGCAGCGCCCTGGTCCGCGTCCCGATGTACAAGCCCGGCAAGACCGGCTCGGCCCGCGTCGAGGTCCGCTCCCTGGACTCCGGCGCCAACCCCTACCTGGCCTACGCCGTCCTCCTCGCCGCGGGCCTGAAGGGCATCGAGGAGGGCTACGAGCTGCCGCCGGGCGCCGAGGACGACGTCTGGGCCCTCTCGGACGCCGAACGCCGCGCGATGGGCATCGAACCCCTCCCGCAGAACCTCGGCGAGGCCCTGACCCTGATGGAGCGCAGCGACCTGGTCGCCGAGACCCTGGGCGAACACGTCTTCGACTTCTTCCTCCGCAACAAGCGCCAGGAATGGGAGGAGTACCGCTCGGAGGTCACGGCCTTCGAACTCCGCAAGAACCTGCCGGTGCTGTAG